In Plasmodium falciparum 3D7 genome assembly, chromosome: 13, the following are encoded in one genomic region:
- a CDS encoding WD repeat-containing protein, putative, whose translation MDDEVVIDSNLMKKFEICANFNNEGYITSIDLLNNIIATTNTKNIIKIYDICERKEKLTYSVQDLVINDIKLLKKDLKENNGLSINYEIQECLFTAYEKNKKNKIYHYDLINKKVLHIYDLSDEIINNSFVLHPNTHIFIVVLKSKELIVYNIKNKSIIYKTNVQNNNCIVCYNKSGILYGYTGNVNTIYLCSCFGDDYNDDYFASFDISKVTANDNYCIHIDFSYDEKKMLITTKNNSIYTLDAYTGHFLYSYNFMYENNSYISSYLSYPIFSFDSNFVLSGGQDGHLHIWDVQGNHVIKNNIKNNILYIKWVYNRLAFVTTSNNLLIWKPSKNF comes from the exons ATGGATGATGAAGTTGTCATTGATTCCAACCTCATGAAaaa gTTTGAAATATGTGccaattttaataatgaagGATATATAACAAGCAtagatttattaaataatataatagctACTACGAATacaaagaatataataaaaatatatgatatatgtgAGAGGAAAGAAAAGTTAACATATAGTGTTCAAGATTTAGTAATAAAcgatattaaattattaaagaaagatttgaaagaaaataatgGGTTATCcataaattatgaaatacAAGAATGTTTGTTTACAGCatatgaaaaaaacaaaaaaaacaaaatatatcattatgatttaataaataaaaaagtattacatatatatgactTATCTGatgaaataattaataatagttTTGTGTTACATCCAAATactcatatatttattgttgtattaaaaagtaaagaattaattgtatataatataaaaaataaatctataatatataagacaaacgttcaaaataataattgtatagTCTGTTATAATAAATCAGGTATATTATATGGTTATACAGGTAATGTAAATacaatttatttatgtagtTGTTTTGGTGatgattataatgatgattattTTGCAAGCTTTGATATATCCAAGGTAACAgcaaatgataattattgtaTACACATTGATTTTTcttatgatgaaaaaaaaatgcttataactacaaaaaataattccATATATACATTGGATGCATATACAGggcattttttatattcatataattttatgtatgAAAACAATTCTTACATATCTTCTTATTTATCTTATCCCATTTTTTCGTTCGACTCAAATTTTGTATTATCGG GTGGACAAGATGGCCATCTGCATATATGGGATGTACAAGGAAATCATGTGAtcaaaaataacataaaaaataatattttatatattaagtgGGTTTATAACAGGCTGGCATTTGTAAcaa ctaGCAACAATCTATTAATTTGGAAGCCGTCCAAAAACTTTTGA